A region of Elusimicrobiota bacterium DNA encodes the following proteins:
- a CDS encoding YtxH domain-containing protein encodes MGRDNDGLGGALLFVTGAAVGAALGVLFAPRSGNETREQLADWLKERREKGADLLHTVKDESLAKKEAIVAAAKAAKQAYVDTNSKHHEHA; translated from the coding sequence ATGGGTAGAGATAACGACGGGCTTGGCGGGGCTTTGCTGTTCGTGACCGGCGCCGCGGTCGGCGCCGCTTTGGGCGTGCTGTTCGCGCCGCGCTCGGGCAACGAGACCCGGGAGCAGTTGGCGGACTGGCTCAAGGAGCGCCGCGAGAAGGGCGCGGACCTTCTGCACACCGTGAAGGACGAGTCGCTCGCGAAGAAGGAAGCCATCGTCGCCGCCGCCAAGGCCGCGAAGCAGGCCTACGTCGACACCAACTCCAAGCATCACGAGCACGCCTAA
- a CDS encoding SDR family oxidoreductase: protein MYEKNLLAGKIAVVTGGGTGIGKAVALAFAEHGADVALAARDGERLEAAAAEICKATGRRAIGVATDVSDAKAVAALFDRVEAELGPVSILVNGAAANFVRPSEMLTSVRFRKVVDIVLHGSFNCAIEAGRRMLPRGEGAIVSLLATYAWTGAPGFLPSAAAKAGVQAMTKTLGVEWIGRGVRVNAVCPGLIDTEQSRERLWPEPWMREALLEGVPNRKFGTEEDVANAVLFLCAPQTTYAAGETLVIDAGTAVGGLPYLRFVEKAGVVRRARPK, encoded by the coding sequence ATGTACGAGAAGAATCTGCTCGCCGGGAAGATCGCGGTCGTGACGGGCGGCGGCACGGGCATCGGCAAGGCCGTCGCGCTGGCCTTCGCCGAGCACGGCGCCGACGTGGCCCTCGCCGCGCGCGACGGGGAGCGGCTGGAGGCGGCGGCCGCCGAGATATGCAAGGCCACCGGCCGCCGGGCGATCGGCGTCGCGACCGACGTGTCCGACGCCAAGGCCGTCGCGGCGCTGTTCGACAGGGTCGAGGCCGAGCTCGGCCCCGTCTCCATACTGGTCAACGGCGCGGCGGCCAACTTCGTGCGGCCGAGCGAGATGCTGACCTCGGTGCGCTTTCGCAAGGTCGTCGACATCGTCCTGCACGGCAGCTTCAACTGCGCGATCGAGGCCGGCCGGCGCATGCTGCCCCGCGGCGAGGGCGCGATCGTGAGCCTGCTCGCGACGTACGCGTGGACAGGCGCCCCGGGCTTCCTTCCGTCGGCCGCGGCCAAGGCCGGCGTGCAGGCGATGACGAAGACGCTCGGCGTCGAGTGGATCGGCCGCGGCGTGCGCGTCAACGCCGTCTGCCCGGGGCTCATCGACACGGAGCAGTCCCGCGAGCGCCTGTGGCCGGAGCCCTGGATGCGCGAGGCCCTTCTCGAGGGCGTCCCCAACCGGAAGTTCGGGACCGAGGAGGACGTCGCCAACGCCGTGCTCTTCCTGTGCGCGCCGCAGACGACCTACGCGGCCGGCGAGACGCTCGTCATCGACGCGGGGACCGCCGTCGGCGGCCTGCCCTACCTGCGCTTCGTCGAGAAGGCCGGCGTCGTGCGCAGGGCTCGCCCGAAATAG